In one Coriobacteriia bacterium genomic region, the following are encoded:
- a CDS encoding sensor domain-containing diguanylate cyclase, with the protein MSDTDRHKTSLDAELTPEQRVEMWHALFDASPDPVLVHGPDGELSYYSSGALSALGYTDEEMRALKPFGWVDPDSIRGAAGRLEAILHDGGLDFDSGLLRKDGTVLPTRVRARRVETPLGPAILSVIHDMRELEAARSRLVHLAYHDSLTGLPNRPAFEDRLRIAIAGVHRHHDVLALAYLDLDKFKPINDAHGHETGDQVLIEVGRRIQSLIREQDLVARLGGDEFVVVLPRLQSREELGPLAERLHDAICAPMTVCGADCVVDASIGFAIFDPEEDDARSVVVKADLAMYAAKSDPEHRWRIWSPDL; encoded by the coding sequence ATGAGCGATACCGACCGACACAAGACCAGCCTCGACGCGGAGCTGACCCCTGAGCAGCGGGTCGAGATGTGGCACGCGCTGTTCGATGCGTCTCCCGATCCGGTGTTGGTGCACGGGCCCGACGGCGAGCTGTCTTACTACTCGTCCGGCGCCCTGAGCGCACTGGGGTACACCGACGAGGAGATGCGCGCCCTCAAACCGTTCGGCTGGGTGGATCCGGACTCGATCCGAGGCGCCGCAGGGCGCCTCGAGGCCATCCTTCACGACGGCGGGCTCGACTTCGACTCGGGCCTACTGCGCAAGGATGGAACGGTGCTGCCCACGCGGGTGAGAGCGCGCAGGGTCGAGACGCCCCTCGGGCCGGCCATCCTCTCCGTGATACACGACATGCGCGAACTTGAAGCGGCGCGGAGCCGACTGGTGCACCTCGCCTATCACGACTCGCTTACCGGTCTTCCCAACCGCCCGGCCTTCGAGGATCGTCTGCGAATCGCCATAGCCGGAGTTCATCGACACCACGACGTGCTCGCCCTTGCCTATCTGGACTTGGACAAGTTCAAGCCGATCAACGATGCTCACGGCCATGAGACCGGCGACCAGGTGCTCATAGAGGTCGGTCGGCGCATCCAGTCGCTCATTCGAGAACAGGATCTGGTCGCACGGCTCGGTGGTGACGAGTTCGTCGTCGTGCTCCCGCGCCTTCAATCACGCGAGGAGCTCGGTCCGCTCGCCGAGCGCCTGCACGATGCGATCTGCGCACCGATGACCGTGTGCGGAGCCGACTGTGTCGTAGATGCTTCGATCGGCTTCGCCATCTTCGATCCCGAGGAAGACGACGCGCGCTCCGTGGTGGTCAAGGCCGACTTGGCGATGTACGCCGCGAAATCGGATCCCGAACACCGCTGGCGCATCTGGAGTCCTGACCTGTGA